The sequence CTCTTTCCTACGGCGACCTCCTTTCTCATGCCCGGTCGCTTGCGTCCTATCTCAAGCAGGAAAATCTCGCTGAGGGCTGGGTGATCGCCGTGTGTCTCGTGCCCACTCCCTGGCTGCCCGTGGCCCTGCTGGGCATCGCCCTCGCGGGCGACACCTGCGTCGCGCTTGATCCCGAGGCCGCCCGCGAATGGCTCGCCGACAAGGCCGCCTCCTGCGATGCCGAACTCGTCATTTGCGATTCCCGGACCGCATCATTTTTTGAGGGAGGCTCCCGCCGCGTTCTGGTCATCGACCAGCACTGGGAGACGATTGCCGCCGCCCCGGTTTTCGAAAAGATCAGCCACGAGCCCAAGACAGCGTACCTCCTGCTCGGCACCGAGAGCGATCCCGCCCCAAGGGTCGCCTCGATCCAGCCCGATTTCGTCGGCTCCGTCCTCAAGGAATCCATCGCCCGCTGGCGGCTGCGCCCCGGTTCAAGCATTCCGCTGAATTTTTCCGCGGGCACAGGCGCATTCCTCGAGGTGCTGCTTTCCGCTCTTGCGTCTGGGGCGACGATCCTCCTGCCGCCGACGGCCTCGGTCGCTTCCAGCTTTGCGTGGAATCCCACCCACCTCCGCCTCAGTCTCTTCCAGTGGCGCAATCTCCTCGCCGAGCTTCGCCGTGGCTCCGTTACACTTCCAGAATCGCTTCGTGCCGTCGCCATTGAGGCCGATGCCGTGCCTGCTGATCTCTTCGCGGAATGGCTGACCTTTGCCGGGGAGGAAATCGCCACCCACATCTTCTGGAGCCCGGTGTCGAATGCCGGTCTCGGCATCCGCTCGTTCGTGAAAGGCGGCTCCGCAGCGACCCTGCCCGCCACGGGTTTTCCGACCCCTGGCCTGTCTGTCACGTTTGTCGACGCTCTCGGCCGCGACCTTCCGCCGCATATCGAGGGGGAGGCTCTGATCAAGCTCATTGATGGTGACCAGGAGTGGAAAATGCCTGCCTGGCGCGACGAGCACGGCGCGTTTTATTTCCTCACGGAGAGCTGTGCCGAGGCGAAAATCCGCCAGACTCTCGGCGTGCTCGATACCGTTGTTGCCGAAGTCGACTCGCGTCGTGGCGCATGGGTTTTGCGCAAGTCCGATGCACTTCCCGCGAATGCGCTGGAGCAGATCAATGGCGTCCTGTCCTCCGCTCGCAAAATCGACTTTGTTCAGGAGGTCGACCTGTTTCCCGTCACTCCCGTGGGCGAATTGAAGGTTGCCGCCCTTCCGACCCCCGCGAGAATCGCCAAGCCGAAGCAACAGGCCAAACCCGAGCCTGCGCCCGCTCCGAAAGCCTCCGCAGCCCCCCGGGTTCCCGAGGCGCGTCCGGCTGAGTCTTCCGTTGCCGCCGAGTCCGCGCCGCAGCCGGCCCCGCAGCCCGTGCGCCGCGATTGGGAGCCTCTCGTCCTGCTCAGCCGTGAACCTTCCACGCCGAACCTCATCCTCGTCCACGACGCAGGCGGCGATCCCGCTGTGTATGATTCGCTGGCTGCGACTCTGCGCGGAGACTGGACTATTTATGCCACAGCAGCCCGCGGCTTTCACCAGCCTGAGTCCTGCCATGAGGCTGTCGAGGACGAAGCCGCCGCGCTTGTACGCGCTCTCATTGATCTCGACCCTGTCGGTCCCTATCACCTCTTCGGCTATGGTTACGGCGCTCTGCTCGCCTACGAAATGGCTCGCCAGCTTCGCGAGACGAACCGTCCCGTGCATTACCTTGCCCTAGCCGGCACGCCGCCGGAATTGCAGGGCGGCAAGGTCTGGCTGCGTTCGTTCACCCGCCTGTTCTCCGGTCAGGCTGCGCAGCGCGAAATTCCCGCCACGCCCGCAGGCGAGGCCCATCTCCGCGCTACCCGAGCCTATCGCCCGGCACCCCTTGACGGCCCCGCAGGCGTCATTCTCGGCTCCGACCAGGGTCGCGATGTGGAGAATGCCTGGCTTAATGCCATTCCCGAGGGATTTGTCGAGCGTGTGACCAATCCGGTCGCCTCGCTCCTCGATGAACCTGGCGTAAAGCGCCTCGCTGTCATTCTGCGTGAGTGGGCCGTGCCTTCCGCTGAGGAATAGGCCGGCTTTTAGTAAATCACGCTCCTCGCCAGCAGGAGCCAGACCCGGCTGCGGGCGACTTTCACGCGCGGGGCGCCGGGATTCTTCTCGATCAATTCGAGCGTCTCGCGCCCGAGCAGCAGCGGCAGCGCGCATGCCATGCGCAGGCGGCGAATCCGTAGCGCCTTCACGTATTTCTCCGCGCCGAGCAAGTGCCCCCGTGCCACCGCCAGCGCATGACTGATGGATTCTGGGCGGAGATAAACCCGCCCGAGAGACGAATCCGCCGCGCGGTCGCGCAGCACGTTCACGTATTGCAGCCCTTTGCCAAATTGCACCCCCGCCTCCAGCATTTCCTCGTGCGGCAGACTGGCAAAGTGCGGCAGATGTTTCGTGCAAACGCGGGTCCAGAATTCTCCCACGCAGCCCGCCACGAGATAGGTGTAGCGATCGAGTTCCGCGGCGCTGAGCGGGGGCGCGCCGGGGGGGAAGCGGGAGCCGTCAAAGTCCTGCCCTTCCTGGATGGTCGCCCAGACCGAGGCGATTTCCTCACGGTCCTCGCTGGCCTTCAATGCCGCGCGAAGCTCGTCCTCTCTCGCGAGCAGTTCTCTCTCGGAATCGGAGGTCGCTCCATCTGCCTTGGTGTCCGAGAGCCGGGCGAGCAGATAGGCCAGTGCGATCGTGGGGCGTACGCGGGGAGGCAGCAGGCGCAGGGTAAGATAAAACGATCGCGAGACCTCGCGGAGCAGGCGCCAGTCGATCTCAGGCATCACCGCAGGGCTTCCACTCCCACCCGGAGCAACTCCGTGCGAGTCTCGGAGAACTGACCCAGCCCCAGTTGCGCTCCCGATTCGATCCAGGCGCATGCCGGCTTGATGGAAGGCAGCTTGCTGCCCTTGCGCAGTTCGTCAATCAGTCGCACTGCCGTGGCGTCGATTGCGATGACATCCGTGCTGGCAAAGATGGTGAAGTTGTTCACGGCAAAGTTCGGATTCGGCATCGGTCCGCCCGCATACTGGATCACGAGCGCATCCATCATTGTGAGCGCCACCTTGTCCTTTACCAGTTCATCGGCGTAAACCTCCGCGAGATACGATCCGCCGTCCATCGAGGCCTGACCAAACCGTCGCCAGTTATCGAGGTTGAAGACTGTCATATTGACGATCCCGCCATTGATTCCCGTCATGAAACTGTCAGTCATCGCCGGCACATTGATCACTTTCGTTACCGACTTGCTCAGTACCTTGGCAAAGAAGCTCCGGCTGCTGAGCTGGTCGCCGTTGGAGAGACGGTCGGAGATGCGCGAGCCGTCTCGTTTGCCAAACTGGCTGTCTCCCCAGATCAGCTTGCCCAGTACCGGCGCGCTCACCTGTGCGTCCTGGTCGTAGCCGTTCTGCGGATCGATGCCCTGGAGGATGTAGAGTGGATTGTCCTTGCGAAATCCCGCCGCCAGCAGGTCATCGATATTGCGATCCCACACGATGATGTTGCGGGCCGGTACGCCGGATTCGATGAGTCCACGAGCGATGGCGTCGACCACCTCCGGATGTGTGCCGCTTGTCGCCTGTCCGCTGGCGGAAACCTTGATACCCACCACATCGGATGGCGTGACGTACTTTGCCCAGGCCTGCGCTACCGTCGGCTTCTGGGCGAGATTGCAGATGAGAGAGTCCACCATGCGCTGGACCGTGCGTGGATTGGCCCGGTTTCCTTCTGAAAGTGCGGAGCCGTCGATCGCGTAGTAAACCTTCGATTTCGGGGGCGGGGGAGGCAGATCCGACTGGGCCATCGCCATTCCGCCGACAATCCCTGCACAAAACATCCACGCGACTGCCCATTTTCTGCTACCGTGGCCCCTCAGCCATGGTCGAACATCTCTACGCGCACATTCCATTCTGTCCGAAGGTGTGCCCGTATTGCAGTTTTTACAAGGAGGCAAGCGATCGGAATAAAACTCGCGCGTACCTCGATGCCATGCTCCGCGAGGCGGAACTCTGGGGCGACCGGCTCCAGCCACGCACGATTTTCTTCGGCGGCGGCACTCCGACCGCCCTTTCCACCTCGCAACTCGACTACCTCATTTCCGGCCTGCGTGAGCGCATGGATTTCTCTCGACTGGAGGAGTTCACCATCGAGATGAATCCCGCCACCGTCTCGCTGGAGAAAGCCTCACGCCTCCGGGAACTGGGCGTCAACCGCGTCAGCATGGGAGTACAGAGCTGGGATCCCGGCCTGCTGGAAACCCTCGGCCGCGTGCACTCAAAAGATCAGGCTCTCCGTAGCTACGCCATTCTGCGTGAGGCAGGCTTCCGAAATATCAACCTCGACTTTATCTTTGGCATCCCCGGCCAGACCGTGGACCAGTGGGTTGATACCTTGCGCCAGACCATTGCACTTCAGCCACAGCATATTTCATCTTATTGCCTTACCTATGAGGAGGATACGGAATATTTTCTCCGTCTGGGCCGTGGGGAGTTCTCCCAGGACCCTGAGGTCGATGCCGCCCTTTTCGAGCTTACGATGGAGACGCTGGAGGGTGCGGGTTATGCACAGTACGAGATTTCCAACTACGCCCGAGCAGGGCGTGAGTGCCGGCACAATCTTGCCTACTGGCTTGGCGCGGACTACATCGGCCTCGGCCCCAGCGCCTTTTCCACCTTCGGAGGGGAGCGCTGGAAAAATGTCAGTGATACTTCGGATTATGTCGCTCGCGTGAATGCCGGGGTCACCCGGGCCGATTTTGTCGAGCCGGTCGATGCCGCCACCCGGCAGGCCGAGGTGGTCGCCTTTTCGCTCCGCACAAGTCGAGGTGTCGATGTGAGCCTCGTCCCCGAGGAAAAAACCAGCGAACTCGCTGCGCTCGGCTATCTCACACGTTGCGGCGATCGCTGGCTGCTCACACGCAAGGGACGCATGGTGGCCGATGAACTCGCTGGCCAGCTGATCGAGTAGGTTTACTGTTCCTGCTGCTGCTGCTGCGGTAGTGGGACATCGTCTTTGCGAATCTTCCCGCCCCACGAGAGAATGCGCGCCTTCACGCCCGCCGACTCCGCTTCCTTGATCTGGTGGTTGCGGACGTAAAAGAGCGACAGGCTCGACCAGGCGAGCTGATCGTTGGGATTCAAATCGACCGCCTTCAGTCCGGCCTCGATCGCCTCGGGATACCGGCCGGACTTCATCAGAGCCATGCCGAGAGCGTGCCACGCGTCGAAGTACGTGGCATCCATCTCGACGCAGTTCCGGTATTTCTCGATTGCGGCGTCGAGGTCCCCCAGGGCGATATCGCCCGTCGCATCCTCAAACAACTCGACCGCCGCAGGGTCTGGGGTCATGAGTGTTAGCGGGTGCGGCCGAGAGGTGTGATCTTGGCTGCCTCGCGGGCGTCATCCAGCCAGCTCAGGAAGAGCAGCTTGCGCTTGCCCTCGAGCAGATCGTTTTCCACAGAGACTCGCTGACTGGCTTGATCTGCGGCAGCGGCATCGGTCGGTGCGCGGGATTGGAGATACAGGGCCACTCCGCCATCCGCCGTCGGGATGTAGTTCGTCAGCTGCGCCGGCTGGAGCAGGAGTGTCAGCTTCACCGCCTCGTATGGGATGTTCTGCTCGAGAAGCTTTTGCGGCTCGAGGCCGGTCAGCGTGTCGACCTTGAGGCCGAGAGCCAGGGCAGCTTCCGGGAGGGGTTTGCCTGCGGCAATGGCCTCGCGCAACTGAGCCACGGCTTTCTGGCCGTTTTCCGCCGCGAGACGCTCGGCCTTGATCAGTTTCAACCGTGCCTCCGCGATCGGGCGCACTTCGTCAACCGTCAATGCACGCTCCGGCGTGATCGTCTCCAGCTTCAGCACGAAGAATTTGTCACCGGCCTGCACCACGTCGCTCACCGGTGTTTTCTCGCTCAAAAGGAACGCCTGGGGTGCGATCTCGGGCAACTCCGTAATCGCCACCCCTTCCTTCGCGCGTCCCATTTTGTCAAATGCCGCCGAGGTTTGCACCGTCAGTCCCGCCTGTTGCGCTGCCGTGTCAAAACCGCCTATGGCCTTTTCTGCAAAGGCGGCGGCGGTGTCGGCGAGGTGTTGCATGGCCTCGACCTTCTTCCCGCTGTCGGTCTGGTTCGCCGCGTCGGCAGGGAGGGAGAATTCTACGAACTTCACCACCCGCGTCTCCGGGCTGGTCATCTTGTTGCGATTGAAGAACTCGGTGATTTCCTCCTGCGCGATTGCCGCGCTCGCCTCATTGGCAATGGCCGGGAAGCGTATCACCTGCACATCCACCTTCTGGAAGATCCGCAGGGCTTCGTCGACCTCTGCGGCACCCACTGTGGCGGGGGCGGAGATGAAGCTCTTGATCTTCTCCAGGCGCAGGCTGTCGCGCACCACCGTCTCGAGCTGGATCTCGGTGAAACCGCGCGGCCCGAGCTGCTCCTGCACAAATCTGGCGTATTTCTGGTAATCAAACTTTCCGTCCGTCTGGAAGACCGGCAGAGACTGTATGCGCTCTGCGATCTGCTCCGGCGTGGGTTCCACGCCCAGGAGGCCTGCCTGATGCTGCAGCACGAGCAGGTTGAAAATGAAATCCTCCACTGCGCGCTGTTCGTTCTGGGAAAGTCCCCCCAGCTCCGACAGCAGCTCAAACTGGCCGAGTGCTCGCGCGAGGGTGAAATTTTTCACTTCTCGATCAATATCGGTCTGCGTGTAGGTCTTTCCGTAAATCTGCACCAGCCCGCTGGACTGGAACTGCTTCATATTGCCCGGGTCGTAAAGCCATGCGAAGGCCACGATTACGACGACGGTGATGATCAGGAAGAGCTTGCGCTGGTGGGTGCGGAGAGTCGTTAACATGAAAAAGGGCTGCGAAACTGTTGATTTGCGGGAGAGTTGTGATTAAAGCAGTTATCGGATGAAAGCAAGTGCGTCCCCCCGTACATGGATAGTGTCTTTACTGGCCCTCGCGGCCTGCGGGTCTTTCGCATTCGCTCAGGATGCCGTTGTACAGAAGAATGGAGTCCGCAGCGAAGGCCAGATTTTAGGCGTCGCCGCCGGTAAGATCAAAATCAAGGTCGGCCCGGTCGAAACCTCCATTGCCCTCGATCAGGCTGCCTCCGTCACCAAGGAGGCTCCCAAGTCCTTCACCGAAGGCATCGCTGCCTGGGATTCAGGCAATGCCGCCCAGGCTCTGCCCCTGATCAAGTCGACAGTCGATACCTTCCGCGGATTGCCTACTCCCTGGGCGGAACGCGCCTCGGCCCTCCTTGGGGATATTTATCTGTCTCTCAACCAGGTGCCAGCCGCTGAGACCGCATTTGCCGAGTTTCAAAAAGCCTATCCTGGCTCAACCTCCCAGTCCGACATCGGCCTCGCGCACCTCGCAGTCGAGAAAAAGGATTTTGCCTCTGCCAAGGCCAAGCTTGAGCCGATTGTCGCCGAGGCCCAGGGCGTCGCGCTTGCCCCCGAGGGCAAAGGGGCCATGTATGGGAAGGCTTTCTTTTTGATGGGAGTGATCCGTGAGTCCGAGGGAGACCTTCCCGAGGCTCTTCGCGATTACCTGAGCACGGTGACCTTGTTCTATGAGGACCAGGC comes from Terrimicrobium sacchariphilum and encodes:
- a CDS encoding alpha/beta fold hydrolase; translation: MRDSSASAGLSTAVFLHKEAADPAVQNAQLSVSFGEKIEAGKIRDTWNSLLAAKALLRAGIYQTPEGCVLREAAAREMRWQHLDWTKDDREGIPVQWGALLASEAEMSFALEGAPLFRGVTIELPGGGTHLLLTFPQCLLSEEEIYRLLSEYLAAIDGHAPAHETEIPATSSGDASTDWWKEHAKAAPFTLALHPASDALRTPASVSHLYQRDDSRGLHNAASKLGVSLGTLIQGVAAIVIGRLGSAPDFTWLSNPPGVSHLLPTPVSLKGSQTFSDWITAFELDEQDRAAHAGVSLPGILPVLGRRLAEYPIAFRSLPASVSDRIQAAQPRWMNFDAKIMGRPLTPVSIDLHDGSRISLEVFYTADRWTSEQADRVLARLLSAIAGVLADPEIELGALTGALDTDTLPAVTCVPLPSAGKSFEERICDTAAKLSTELAVQGEGEAALSYGDLLSHARSLASYLKQENLAEGWVIAVCLVPTPWLPVALLGIALAGDTCVALDPEAAREWLADKAASCDAELVICDSRTASFFEGGSRRVLVIDQHWETIAAAPVFEKISHEPKTAYLLLGTESDPAPRVASIQPDFVGSVLKESIARWRLRPGSSIPLNFSAGTGAFLEVLLSALASGATILLPPTASVASSFAWNPTHLRLSLFQWRNLLAELRRGSVTLPESLRAVAIEADAVPADLFAEWLTFAGEEIATHIFWSPVSNAGLGIRSFVKGGSAATLPATGFPTPGLSVTFVDALGRDLPPHIEGEALIKLIDGDQEWKMPAWRDEHGAFYFLTESCAEAKIRQTLGVLDTVVAEVDSRRGAWVLRKSDALPANALEQINGVLSSARKIDFVQEVDLFPVTPVGELKVAALPTPARIAKPKQQAKPEPAPAPKASAAPRVPEARPAESSVAAESAPQPAPQPVRRDWEPLVLLSREPSTPNLILVHDAGGDPAVYDSLAATLRGDWTIYATAARGFHQPESCHEAVEDEAAALVRALIDLDPVGPYHLFGYGYGALLAYEMARQLRETNRPVHYLALAGTPPELQGGKVWLRSFTRLFSGQAAQREIPATPAGEAHLRATRAYRPAPLDGPAGVILGSDQGRDVENAWLNAIPEGFVERVTNPVASLLDEPGVKRLAVILREWAVPSAEE
- a CDS encoding phytoene/squalene synthase family protein, which gives rise to MPEIDWRLLREVSRSFYLTLRLLPPRVRPTIALAYLLARLSDTKADGATSDSERELLAREDELRAALKASEDREEIASVWATIQEGQDFDGSRFPPGAPPLSAAELDRYTYLVAGCVGEFWTRVCTKHLPHFASLPHEEMLEAGVQFGKGLQYVNVLRDRAADSSLGRVYLRPESISHALAVARGHLLGAEKYVKALRIRRLRMACALPLLLGRETLELIEKNPGAPRVKVARSRVWLLLARSVIY
- a CDS encoding DUF362 domain-containing protein, whose translation is MAQSDLPPPPPKSKVYYAIDGSALSEGNRANPRTVQRMVDSLICNLAQKPTVAQAWAKYVTPSDVVGIKVSASGQATSGTHPEVVDAIARGLIESGVPARNIIVWDRNIDDLLAAGFRKDNPLYILQGIDPQNGYDQDAQVSAPVLGKLIWGDSQFGKRDGSRISDRLSNGDQLSSRSFFAKVLSKSVTKVINVPAMTDSFMTGINGGIVNMTVFNLDNWRRFGQASMDGGSYLAEVYADELVKDKVALTMMDALVIQYAGGPMPNPNFAVNNFTIFASTDVIAIDATAVRLIDELRKGSKLPSIKPACAWIESGAQLGLGQFSETRTELLRVGVEALR
- the hemW gene encoding radical SAM family heme chaperone HemW, encoding MVEHLYAHIPFCPKVCPYCSFYKEASDRNKTRAYLDAMLREAELWGDRLQPRTIFFGGGTPTALSTSQLDYLISGLRERMDFSRLEEFTIEMNPATVSLEKASRLRELGVNRVSMGVQSWDPGLLETLGRVHSKDQALRSYAILREAGFRNINLDFIFGIPGQTVDQWVDTLRQTIALQPQHISSYCLTYEEDTEYFLRLGRGEFSQDPEVDAALFELTMETLEGAGYAQYEISNYARAGRECRHNLAYWLGADYIGLGPSAFSTFGGERWKNVSDTSDYVARVNAGVTRADFVEPVDAATRQAEVVAFSLRTSRGVDVSLVPEEKTSELAALGYLTRCGDRWLLTRKGRMVADELAGQLIE
- a CDS encoding tetratricopeptide repeat protein codes for the protein MTPDPAAVELFEDATGDIALGDLDAAIEKYRNCVEMDATYFDAWHALGMALMKSGRYPEAIEAGLKAVDLNPNDQLAWSSLSLFYVRNHQIKEAESAGVKARILSWGGKIRKDDVPLPQQQQQEQ
- a CDS encoding peptidylprolyl isomerase; translation: MLTTLRTHQRKLFLIITVVVIVAFAWLYDPGNMKQFQSSGLVQIYGKTYTQTDIDREVKNFTLARALGQFELLSELGGLSQNEQRAVEDFIFNLLVLQHQAGLLGVEPTPEQIAERIQSLPVFQTDGKFDYQKYARFVQEQLGPRGFTEIQLETVVRDSLRLEKIKSFISAPATVGAAEVDEALRIFQKVDVQVIRFPAIANEASAAIAQEEITEFFNRNKMTSPETRVVKFVEFSLPADAANQTDSGKKVEAMQHLADTAAAFAEKAIGGFDTAAQQAGLTVQTSAAFDKMGRAKEGVAITELPEIAPQAFLLSEKTPVSDVVQAGDKFFVLKLETITPERALTVDEVRPIAEARLKLIKAERLAAENGQKAVAQLREAIAAGKPLPEAALALGLKVDTLTGLEPQKLLEQNIPYEAVKLTLLLQPAQLTNYIPTADGGVALYLQSRAPTDAAAADQASQRVSVENDLLEGKRKLLFLSWLDDAREAAKITPLGRTR
- a CDS encoding tetratricopeptide repeat protein; translation: MSLLALAACGSFAFAQDAVVQKNGVRSEGQILGVAAGKIKIKVGPVETSIALDQAASVTKEAPKSFTEGIAAWDSGNAAQALPLIKSTVDTFRGLPTPWAERASALLGDIYLSLNQVPAAETAFAEFQKAYPGSTSQSDIGLAHLAVEKKDFASAKAKLEPIVAEAQGVALAPEGKGAMYGKAFFLMGVIRESEGDLPEALRDYLSTVTLFYEDQAVVAKARERADILVKEKQVIVP